The window ATAAAGTAAGGAGACTGCTGGAAAAGAAGAAGGCTTTCTCCTTTAATTTCTTAGTTAGTAGGTGTTAGTTTTAGAACACATGGGAAAAAATTAAAGAGGTGTTTCAAGTTAGGTTGTTTTTTGGTGAACTGTGATAAGCTCTACCCCTACCATTtccttttagactttttttttttttttaacaagtaggAGAGATGATCTTTTTATCCTAAAAAAGGAGAACccattctcatttttatttttccccagatgACTGTCTTAGGGTGTACAGCTGTTTGAATTTGCAGTCAGACTTGGGAGCCAACTGGATGACCTTCATGTACCCCAAATCCCTTTGACTTCCATTGGAGTAACAGTAGGTACAGGAATTAGGTTTTCAGAAATCAAGATCTACATGATCCTGACGTATTCAGATCTCTTTGGCTCTATTCTAAATTGTTTTGAAtagataaaatgttttatttgacaAATGTGCAAAGTGTACTAATGTTTCTTATCACAGTCTGAGCTAGTTGTTACAATTAAACCCCAAAATATAGTGTCATGTTTTGGGATTTCATTAAAtgaagaaagcatttttaatCTAACCTTGAGATGacgatttttttttctaagctgttCTCAGCCTATTTCATTTCCCATTTTGTCTGCATTAATTTTTCTATATCACtacatttaaaatggaaatagaatTGGTAAAAAAGGGAAATGTACATTTCAAAAAAGTATCTCACTGCAAAAATATTAATatccttaaaaatttttttttagatattaTATTTAACCAATTTTGGTCATGCAAATAGTTTTGTATTTCAGAAGTGTTAGAGCATGACAGTAAGCTTAGTCAAAGCACCAGGACGTCAAATTCAGTATATggtaaaaaagcaaaagcagtgaAGCAGATCAGGAAATAGTTTTTCTAGCAAGAaatttccatttctctcttcttATCTATGAACAATTGGAAAGCAGAGACAGTATTTGAGGAATGTTACAATACAGATTGTAAACAGCTTGGGAGTAGGTGGCATAATTCACTTCTGAGTGATGCTTTAGTAACCTAAGGGTGAAACAGAAGGGATCTGGATAAGAGACTAATCTAGCTTTCATTTAGTTAACACTAAAGGAATTTGGTATTTCCAACCCTATTGGAACTGTATAAAAcaagaaaagtatagaaaatggCCCCAGAGTATACAGAATTACTGCTCCAAATGAGATGCCTTTTATTAAATAAGTGCAAGAGTTTTACATTCACAGTGACCAAGAGGGACTTTTAAGAAATCAGTTATCACTGAGTATGAACAATTCATGGCAACCTTTTCCTGTAGTATTTACTTGAAAAACAGAGTTGGTGTTGGAAACTTTCCTAGGACTGGCAAAGAATAGGAAGCATAAGGCTCAACACCAGTAAGGAACAGCTAGTCCAACAGACCATGAACTGATCTGGGAAAAATGGATGTTTCCAGCTGGAAGACTTTGGTCTTTCTCTGAGTCAAGACAACTTTGTATCCATAGTGACATAGTTTTTGCCCACTTCCTTTTGCTTATGCCAGTAATAACTTTTGCAttactgtaaaacattttttagAAGTTTGTAAATATGTAAAATGAAGCTAAAATATGGAAAACTTGTGTACCAAAATGGTATCAAATGTGTAAGATAAATGCTCTGTTTAATGAGAAGCTGTTAATAAAATGCTGCTTTGAAAAAGTGTGCATGGGGAATGTGTTGAATATTCTGTGTGTTTAGAAGCTGTGTAATGGCAGTAAATTATCCAAATTATTATGTTGTTATGTTTTTGAACTTCATCCTGATATGGAATATGAAGCAAAATTAACATTTTACTTCAAGCAAAAGTTGAGTGCTGAGTTTCTTTGAAGACTTCATGTGCATAATCATTGTTAAATATGTTCATAATAAAGTTTTATATCTTTATCTTGTTTCTTGGCTTTATCTTCCTTCTAGTGAATGACTGCAACCCTTTGCCACTAACTTATATCAGTATTTTCAGTTTACATGTATTTTATCTTATGCAtatttaaacttgcttaattgcACAGGGATTTGATTCAGGCTTTGCATCAGTGCAGATTAATCAGGGACTTGCTTTCTTTTATTGCCTGGGCTTGAAGATGGAAAGACAGCTTGCTTATTTGCTTAACCAGTTTACAAAGGGGAATGGGCATTCTGAAATGGCTTAATAGTTGGCAGCTTTGTGAAGCCTGCTGTGCCATGCTGGCAGTGGCACTTCCCCTGGTGAATGCTGGTGCCATTTGTTTCTGCTGAAAGTGTGTGCTTTGTGTTAACTGCTGTTGGATGTCTCTTCCAGCAAGGTTACAAGTTTTCCTACTTACCTGGGCTGGGGGCAGTTCACTGCGATGACGCACCCTCCCAGCACGTCCAGGAAGGAGTACCCCACCTTATACCCCCAGTCAGTAATAAAAAAGGTTTAGAGATGGTGATGTTGATACTACTCATCTCCTTGTTATCAGTCTGTATTTTCCAAGGTGCTGTTTGTAGCTGTTAGAAAGGCTGTTAAAAATCTCTGAAAAGACTCTTAAAAACTTTCTTTTGGAGGTCAGCACATTCATCACCCAGAAGATAGAAAAATCAAGTTATTTTCTACTATTGACATGAAGAAAACCAGCAAAGACATGGAATGTTCAAATGGCTTAACCAAGAAACCAAGTATTTCTAGAAATGTTAAAGTACAGGAAACTCTTGCTTTTAACTGTAAGTAAATAGCTAAGTGCTACATTACCAGTTTTGTCTTGTCATGCTGATGTAAAGGACCTGAAGTTAAAGCATTTGAGAAGCCAGCTTAAAAATTTTCATGAAGATTCTCAGATTAAAGATTTTTCCTTTATGACAAGTTATCTCTCGCCCTGTTGAGTATTTCAGGCACCTTATTCAATCTAtcttgttttaatattttcttttttttacaggtATTGTATCATTTCTGACAGTGAGCATTACTCAATCGTGTGTTTCTAGACAAAAACCATGCTAAAACTTCCTCTGCTGCAGAAGTTCAAGGTACCACTCGGTATAGTCCTGTAGCAGGCTGTAGGACATACGCTGGAATAGTGTCTTGCCATGAAGGAGAAGTGTTTATAGAGATGATGGTCAGAAACTGATATGTATGCTAGCAGCAGTATATAAACCTTAGTGTTATATTTAAGTAAGTTTCAAATACACTAAACCCAAACCTGCTGATAAAGATAACTTTTTTGCCCTCGTATGGACAGTAGAAATGGAAAGGAAGATGATTGCAGCCTTACCTAGCATAAGGTTTCCTGGGGCCTAGTCATTACTGATAGCACCTCTGTGCATCTAGTAGTACAAAGAACAAATCCTCTACTACTATTAGATGTTTCAGCATTAAATCTCTCCAGCTGGTGGAAAAGTATTGTTGTAGCAGCAGCCCTCCACTTCTAAACAGTTTTAGTTTAGAGCCAGATACTGAAAACATTTGATAGTGCTTCCTACATATAAGGAAATGCAGCTCAGTCAGATAAGTTTGAGCCCAGGGATACTATCCTGAACTTGTTTTACAGGGAAATCTTTTCTAATTAGGCAGGTGTTCAGCTTTACTAGCAGTGAGCTACTGCTTACAGTAGCAGCACAGCAGTTTACAGAGGTATTTGGAGATTCATAGCATGTTCCTATAGCTGCTTTAGTTAGGTTTGGATAAGGTTTTGTTTCTCTGTCACCTGACCTATCTTGAAAACTTGTGTTGCTGGCTTTGTCATTCTTCTGCAACTTTAGAAGGCAGGAGACATGTATACATGTTATTTAGTCATGCCATCTgatgcaagtttttttttccctttcaaaaagcATCACTTTTCACCAACTATCAGAACTCATCACACTCAGTATCAGCAAAATCAATATAGAAGGTTAACAGGTAAGACTTACTTAACACATAACTTACTGCAGCAGTGTTATGTACAGCTTGCTAAACATTTCTAGAATGTAAAAGACTTCCTATCCCTCTTCATTCAAAAGACAGGACATGGAACAGTAACAGAAATAATGAAGTGCTGTATAATCAGATTAAACAGTTCCCAAAAATGCAGCCATAGAGTTTTTCTGATAAATTTTGTCTCATTTTCTTGCAAGTTTGTAGTTACTTTTCTCTGAAGAGAATTAAATtgaattggaattttttttttgaaattccagAAGAGAGTCCAGATGAGTCACACCAATGATTATGAATTTCAATAATTTAATGCTAACCAAGAGTACAAAGTATGAAAGTCAGTGTCTTATTCAAATTGTTCTTAAAGAAGAAATCTAGAGAAAGTGTTTACACTGCAGCAGATATCAGTATTAGCACCTTGAAGAAGAGTCCTTGAAGTGTTAAGACAGCATGGCAACACTGGTATGATACTAAGTACAAACATAATCCATGTAACAGCATGTTTTCACATTTCTACATTTgaaaaaagttactttaaaatgacattaaaaacagaagttgtTCAGTGTATTCACAGCTTGAGTCAGGATGGAATGCAGTGCTGAAGTAGAAAAGAGTAGGAAGATGAATGATTCCAAGGCAATTATATTGCAAGTCCAAAGGCACTGACAATACAGTACATAGTCTTATTTTCCCATCTCACAGTGCAGTTTCCTACAAATACAAGAGACAGAAGTTTCAGTGATTAATATGAAAATGCGTACGTCCTTATATGCATGTTTGCAACTGTTtacattaagagttttaagaatGAAGCTTTTACAAGAGCTATAGTTCTGAAGTAATTAGTATGCAGTTTGGTATTTTTTCCGTTTGGTCATGATGTTAACACTTCTAAATATGAAATGCTTAACTGCCTAGTCTCAAGGGGACTACATTAAATTGCAAGATGAAGAATCCAACAGTTGTGTCCCTTACCATCACTGGAGTTGTCCCAGAAGCAAGAGCTTGCTGTATGTAGTCCAGCACCATTCTTTTGCATAATCACACAGGTCACTATTTGAGTGAAGAAGCTTTTATTAATTGATCACTAATATAACTTAACATTTAGCTACAGTTATGCTTAGCATAAAACTTACATATACAcactatataatatataaaattataatatatattataaaatatatgttATGACACATATAATTATAAaactataatatatattataatatatatttttataatgtatattatatatttttatatatagtgtgtgtgtatatatacacacacgatTACAAATAGTTTACAGACATGGTTATTAATGTCTTTaatgctaagattttttttctaaatcctcTTCATTGAACTTTACTATACCAGCTTTACCAGAAAACAGAAATTTGAGCTTACCAATATACTTGAAAGGTTTCCCCAGCTTTGTGAGTTGGCTCAGAGTTTGTTCCACCACGCTTGTTGTCCACTGGTTCACTCTGCTGTGCTGGTAGGCATTGCCACCAATTGCAGTTTCTATGGCCTATtggcaacaaacaaacaaaataagctGCATTGTTGTCAATCAACTAGGTACCCTTTAACCCGTTCAACATGGACCACTGAAGATCAGACACCATACCCgtagaaaaaaatcctaaatgtaTTTGCCCATACTGATTAACAGACTTGTTTTCTATATATTAATTTCTATATATAATTCTATATTAATATAATCCTATATTAAtttctatatatatttctatatattatTTGTATATATTATAGAAAACTTGCATCTCAGAGTTCAAGCCAGGCATACAAAGATAACTGTATTCCAccccttctttgttttttaatattttgattctCACTTTTTTGTAATTCCTATCCCAATGTCCTGAAGTCAGACTTACGAAAAGGGTCCTGCATTTAAGCAGTTCTGAAGAGACTGAAAAAATGCACGAACACTCATTCATGCATATTATTTTATGGAAACGAATTTACTTCAGATTTTTCAGCAGGAAAGAAACCTCAGGaccattttgggggaaaaaaaaacccacacctgtGTAATTGCTGGTTACTAACAGAACAGAACAGCCTTCAGCCAAATGGTATATTTTACTTAAGAGGAAAGTCAAAATTACTTCAGATTCAGAAGAAGCAGGAATATTTGTTAAAATGTGTATTCAATTTACAGAAAGTCTGACCAAAACAGTTATTTTGCTACAcacaataacaagaaaaaaatgtgcaagtcCACTCTACAAGAGGAACTGCAGATACCAAAACCAAATCCTTCTGAAATATTGTAGACAAGTAATGTAGCAACAAGAACAGTTCAATCATTTCAAATAAACACGAAAAACTCATTTTTGAGGAAAAGCCTCTCAAAACTAGAGTAACATATACCTGCAGACAGCCTATAAAAACCCCATATGTTAATGAAACACAGTATCTGTATAGGATGTAACAAACAAGGTCCACCTAGTAATTCTAACGAGGATACACTTCAATTGAAGAGAAGcatatgtaattattttaattatcttttgGATTGCAATGCATATCAGAACTAATGCTAGGTATCACACTTCCATTTAAAGAATGCACAATGGTTACATAGGAAATTATCTAACTCTGATAACAACCTGTACTAGAAATCTGTTACTTACTAGTTATCAGATTTTTCTAAATGTGTTTTTAGCACACAGCATACAATATATTATACTTTCacaacaagaaaatgaaaatgtttgattACCTCTTTTATGATGTTACTAACTTCATCAACAACAAAGGAAGTCTACAAAAAAGTACAGTTTCAAATAATCAGTGAATATACTCTCCTTTTTACAGGGTTCAAGGTTTGTTAAGTAAATACATTTGAAGCTTAATTTACTCTCATTAGATTCCTGCAAGCCAGGAGACATCTAGTCTTCCTTTATTTACTTATATGTAACTTAAGTTCCCTGAACGCAGTCAAGTTAACAAAATTCTCAGCAAAGTAATGTAAAGTAATATATGAACTAACATTAGTTGGAGATCTGAGTCAAGACTTTAAAATTTTAacttgaaagtattttaaaagcatacaTATAGCACTTCTGTACATATGCATTCTCATTTTGCAATAAGCGTTAACATCCACAATTCACAGAAAATGAGGTCACAGGGATAACCTCAGTATGCACACACAGTTTAATGACATCTTTAGGCCACTGATGCAGACAAAATATCAATTCACAAGGCAAAGAAAAGCTGTCATTACAATTTCAGCTGACGATATGAGAAGGACTGCCTCTTGGAAATTAAATCTAGTTTACTGGATTTTCTACAACTTGCTGCCTTTCAGGCTCTGAGGAGCAGTGATTAAAGATACAGCATTCAGATAGAGAAGGGAGACTTTTACTACATGCTCCAATGTTTTACTAGTCTGTTAAAAATACTACCTGCATTTTTGCACAgttggtatttttttctgttttacctcCTCAGCTATTACTGTCTCCCATGTTAGTTAAAAACAACCCACCACCACCATCTGATGAATGACAGGaagcccagcagccacccagcactAGCAGCATCTCCAACAGTAATTCCAAACAACAGAAGGAGCAGTAATACTTTGGATACCTCACTACCTTCAGCAAGTCAAACACAGGCTTTCACATATGCAGACATTTTCACTATAGATTTGTCATAGCCTCAACTTACAAACCAGAAGAAAGGAATCAGAGAAAAGACAGACATGTAGCAGCAAAGTAATTAAATTCAGAAGACTGAATAAGGATTTCAAAATTAACTTAATCAAGCAAACATAGACTGAGTTTCACTTTGAGGTCTGTCAGCTTCTCTAACCTGCACTCATGAATAAAACCATAATTAGGGTGTGCATACAAACAATATACAGTAGTATCTCTTCTTAGAATTTCATTTAAGTTATATTTACACATTGTCAGCATTTCCACAATATATTCATAAAACCTTTGGTTAGAAGGTGAATAGTCTAGTCAAATGTCATGAGATGTTCAGAACAATGCAAGCAGTTGAGAGTGTTCTCTaagataaaagaaacaaaatgtcaAGGAAGAAGGGGGtgcaataccttttttttttatatatatataattattgaGAGTCACTAACTTGCTACCAGACTTTGACATTATTAAAAGCTTTTGTGTATTGTGGCAAACTCGCTTTTATTTTCACCTTCTTGACTTTGACTTAATTTTAAGCCTTATTTATCATTTGTTTTCACAGTAATAAACTTTATGGGTATTTAAATTTTAAGATGAACCCCTGTATTTAACCAAGCAAAAGCTATTATTATCAAAATATTCTTTTCCATAGAGCATAAATTAAGAATATGCACACCAGACATGCTGGCAGACATGCAGAATGCTGCCAGGCATGATGATAATCTGTGTACAGTTTATGTTCCCAAAGTCTCAAACTTTGCTCAGAAGTGCCTTTGAGTTAGAACAAACAAGGTTCACAAACTGAACCAAATTAAATTCACCCCAAGTTCTCAAAGGTATTTAGTCACCTAATTTGTACTGAAACAAATGGGAGACAGGGTCCTACATATATCTGAGAACTGGTTCCAGGGTTTCTGCTACTTCTCAACCCACTCTCTTTATTAAGGTGAGACTGTATACAGGATTAGATACATCACAAAACAGAATATAAGTCCTGATATCTAGCTTGTGATTTGTGTGCTGTAACTGAGTCTCCAAATAATACAACACTGTTCCATCCTTCAATAAGAAAAGGCAGATATTTTCAGTAttgaaaataaagggaaaataattCAAAATCTGTGCAATTCCTCTGATTCTTTGGACACAAGGATATTAGACTCAAGGTTTTCTCTACCTTATTTAAAAGGGGTATTCCTAGCCAATGAATACAAACTGCAAAGCAGTacttttttttagtaattttgAAGACACTTCTAAAGATGACTATTAGAACGATGATCAAATTTAATCATCAGGTTTTCAAAAACCTGTAACTGTATAGGCCCAGCAATCAGAACAAAGCCTCGAGAACAGCATGAATCTGACACGCTTTCCTCTCCAACCCTGCTTTGCTATTGTCTAACCAAGTCACAATGCAACTGTTTAAAAACAGTACAGTAAATTGTCACAGTTTGGAAGAAATGTCACTCTGCAAAAGCAAAATCTATGAAAAAGGTAGTCATTTAggatgttaaagaaaaaaatccttatctTCATTAATGATTTATTATAGTATAGCTACCTCATTAAAGTGCTCGTTACATGCAGATAGATTATCTGCTTGAAACCTCCTTTCTGCACAAAGATCTTTTCCAGACTTCCCCTCCCTCACTAACCTAAACGAGGCTTTTCACCAGAGCACACTGTATTGGTGCTGAAATCACTCTCCAGGGGCGCCCCGAGCGTTTCCTCCCAGTGATTTGCAGCGACAACGGGGCAGAGGcaagcccggcccggcccggcccagcccagcgaCCCCCGCAGTACAGCCGAGAGAGCTCGCCCACCGGCACGGCCGGTAACGGGACGCGGCGCCGCCGCACGGCGGCCACGGCGAGCTCCCCCGCGggcccggggcaggcggcagcAACAAAGACCGGGCCTTCGCCCGGCCGTTGCCAGGACGCGCGGCAcggaggcgccgccgccagcccccggcGCCCTccgcggagggggggggagcgatCGTTGCGACCGGGGGGGGCTCCCAACGGCTGCAGGCTCGCGCACAGGAgaccgaggggcggggcgggcacCGCCCGCgacccccgcccgcccgcagcctcacggaggaagaaaggaggggaggccccagacctgcctgcctgcccgccctccctcccgccgcgccgcgccgcgccgcgcccggccgctaCCTCCTCCCCCGACTGGAAGTCGTCCATCTCCCCGGTGGAACCCCGCGCACTGCAACCGACCCGCCGGCAACGTCTCGCAGTGCGCCGgcgcccctccctccccccctcggtCGGGCTCCGAGGCGCTTGCGCAGTGCTGCCGGCAAGCTGCGGGTGCCTgactgccgccgctgcccggcgcacTGCGCCTGCGCGCCTCGCGCCGCTCTCAGCCTGGATCCCGCCCGGCCCGACGCGCACCCACCCGAACGGCCGGCAGCGCGCCTGCGCGCTCCCGCGGCGCCCTCCCACTGGCCGCTCACTCTACGCCTGCGCAGTGCCCGCGCCGCGTCTCGGGAGCTTAGCAACGGGGGGCGCCGTGGTTGCTGCGTAAGCGCTGGTGCggggcgcgccccgccccgccaagATGGCGCGGTTTCCATAGTAACAGCTCGGggaggcggcggctcccgcgggtCGGCCGTAGAAAGAAAATGTGTTATCTTACAGTTTTGAACTGAATTCATTGTTTTTAGCAGCCAGAATTAGAGACCGGACAGGGAGTTTTTACAGAATGTGCAAATGATACAGGTGACAACTGTTGAGAGACTGTACAAGTCCTGGCCGATAGCACTGAAGTTCAGAATGGCCTGGATGAATTGGAGAAATGTTTGGAAAGAAACAATGCAATTAGATAGGGACAAATGAAAAAGGACTGTATTTAGGAATAATCAGCTTTGTAGATACGGGATGGGGAACAGCTCACTAGTTAGCCTTTCCATAGAAAAGAATATAGAGGGTCATATTAGATGGGATTTACCTGAGTCAGTCATACAATACCGCTGTTAAAAAAGAAGCTGCCGCCATAGGCCAGGTAAATGGCTTGACTACATATGTgtaaaatactactgcagttttcCATGTCCATGGATGACAGGGAAAAATGGCATTAAAATGCAGCAGTGAAGTTTTTGGTTAAATATTAGGGAAGACCAAATAGTAAGGATAATCAAGGATGAAATAGATTTCTGGGGCAGGTAGTAAAGTCTTCATCAATGGCAATCTTTAAGAGCAGTTTAGACAATTACTTCTGC is drawn from Apteryx mantelli isolate bAptMan1 chromosome 3, bAptMan1.hap1, whole genome shotgun sequence and contains these coding sequences:
- the DYNLT1 gene encoding dynein light chain Tctex-type 1 encodes the protein MDDFQSGEETSFVVDEVSNIIKEAIETAIGGNAYQHSRVNQWTTSVVEQTLSQLTKLGKPFKYIVTCVIMQKNGAGLHTASSCFWDNSSDGNCTVRWENKTMYCIVSAFGLAI